Proteins encoded within one genomic window of Anopheles gambiae chromosome 3, idAnoGambNW_F1_1, whole genome shotgun sequence:
- the LOC1279439 gene encoding leucine-rich repeat and calponin homology domain-containing protein isoform X2 codes for MAVAACLKATQSTVVYSGQHQPLHLVGMNGVGNVGIAGGHLQSQLTRSLERILEDAHLSGELKLSGRKLKDFPKAAGKYNLSDTVIADLSRNRFCELPEDITCLAFLERLLVYHNTIRSVPETIRGLHSLTYLDLRNNQLSVLPREICALPLQVLLVSNNRLATLPDELGRMEKLTELDAACNQITHLPARMGDLRNMRSLNLRSNQLVYLPRDLTCLELAFLDISSNKIATLPVELRHMTSLVDLELSNNPLTSPPASLCVRGLVHVFKYLETVASREEKSKTGIDGHATLRRTALSAKNSSSCLLDSQQRNRRANVDSGYCTSDGGFDGGQHVALATHPNHGGPHESTVDTAVAGTTGGSNDVCWEEEFRKNATFQEHHPDRKQLSNNNSNDISPEGDITPDGTKTDDKGRTLSNYQTYREYKEALRQQRNLDSVYRSKDHPLTPDSAGSATDSPVSNVSPYTKSISSSSVYSSSSQSSPVSPHHTIGVQKMNQINANPNSSYHMSGATGTHSSPLLSPNRNGSQGTTVDDSTGGTPNKRPVQKVIPSRNIGSLHHNQSPTHLNGNHHASGAASTSVSNGSHGKNALSNGAGKGSLSSANGSVNNEYAYVKPNSPCKSTSGVLAHNNIPPSSIPKPTAPNSGGLGSPGATQKPLTATVGYVNNAKPGQKANKTVSWNRDVPTEKLSFTMRREFDKQKEETELIEQLRQIIETRLKMSLPQDIAPALMDGVVLCHLANLVRPRSVGSIHVPSSAVPKLTMARCRRNVDYFLDACRKIGVDEELICSCQDIVPPTVAESSSTPLEDNDRKAGYDDGHGSQETSPTPRPPNPLAMYRTIAALLSLPVAQSVSPPSPSPLGFLRRPRSPPPPPPPTTQSVSAITAAATNTNSSTEPETNLNCEIMESYGFSTVGILDQQGSQIVGDLATTGEKMFEYSDQPTQRSYRGSEDHRNVPVTLDLPKSSVKPARKRKFPSTRTNRRNHGSTDIQSNLNEIIEECEYDSDIGKFRCRTDDADEMGYGLRDYEDSETSVTSCDDDLNDVDVGCDDDVGGEAFTPTNAQPTMADSIVRRNIPSNDLDTPILSSKTETSGTENFNIVQYDVDSIKTDEHKVVTKRIEFFENAANSSMKILNCETSAILNTAVIKYEGEIVETPQMSIANEPYSAKNDSHRRESDHPVISTILCLGTFLFTVIYLYLYPLS; via the exons ATCTGTCGAGAAATCGATTCTGTGAACTACCAGAAGACATCACATGTCTCGCGTTTTTAGAGCGCCTGTTGGTCTACCACAACACGATCCGGTCTGTGCCGGAAACGATACGTGGACTGCATTCTCTAACTTATTTAGATTTAAG AAACAATCAACTATCGGTTTTGCCGCGCGAAATCTGTGCTCTACCTCTTCAGGTTTTACTCGTCTCGAACAATCGCCTTGCTACATTGCCCGACGAGCTCGGTCGAATGGAGAAGTTGACGGAGCTCGATGCGGCTTGCAATCAGATAACACATCTTCCAGCGCGAATGGGTGATCTTCGCAACATGCGTTCGCTAAATTTGCGCAGCAATCAGTTAGTCTACCTGCCTCGTGATCTCACCTGCTTGGAGTTGGCATTTTTGGatatcagcagcaacaagatCGCTACCTTGCCGGTAGAACTCCGTCACATGACCTCGCTTGTGGATTTGGAACTTTCGAACAATCCACTCACCTCTCCACCTGCTAGC CTATGTGTACGCGGATTGGTGCATGTCTTCAAGTATTTGGAAACGGTAGCGTCGCGGGAGGAAAAATCTAAAACGGGTATCGATGGCCATGCAACATTACGACGTACGGCTCTTTCGGCAAAGAATTCCAGCAGTTGTTTGCTGGACAGCCAACAGCGGAATCGGAGAGCAAACGTCGACTCTGGATACTGTACTAGTGATGGTGGGTTCGATG GTGGACAACATGTCGCTCTGGCAACTCATCCGAACCACGGTGGACCACATGAATCTACAGTAGATACTGCCGTTGCTGGAACAACGGGGGGTAGCAATGATGTGTGTTGGGAAGAAGAATTTCGGAAGAATGCGACGTTTCAGGAACATCATCCGGATCGCAAGCAGTTATCGAACAACAATAG CAATGATATATCGCCTGAAGGAGACATAACACCCGATGGCACTAAGACGGATGACAAAGGCCGTACACTATCCAATTATCAGACGTATCGCGAGTACAAGGAAGCATTGCGTCAGCAGCGTAATCTTGACTCAGTCTACCGATCCAAAGATCATCCGCTGACACCAGATAGTGCTGGATCGGCGACGGACTCACCGGTTAGCAATGTTTCGCCGTACACAAAATCTATCTCGTCATCCTCGGTttatagcagcagcagccaaagcTCTCCAGTATCGCCACATCATACAATAGGCGTGcaaaaaatgaaccaaattAATGCAAACCCGAATAGCAGCTACCACATGTCTGGGGCAACTGGCACCCATTCAAGTCCTCTGCTTTCGCCAAATCGAAACGGTAGTCAAGGCACAACAGTTGATGATAGTACTGGAGGTACTCCTAATAAGCGACCGGTGCAGAAAGTCATACCATCTCGCAACATTGGCTCATTACATCATAATCAATCACCTACGCATTTAAATGGCAATCATCATGCGTCAGGAGCAGCTTCCACTAGTGTTTCTAATGGATCCCATGGTAAAAATGCTCTTTCAAACGGTGCTGGAAAAGGATCATTGTCTTCAGCAAATGGAAGTGTCAACAACGAATACGCTTATGTGAAACCAAATAGCCCATGCAAGTCGACAAGTGGGGTATTGGCGCACAATAATATTCCTCCTTCGTCGATACCAAAGCCAACGGCTCCAAATAGTGGAGGACTAGGCTCACCGGGAGCTACTCAAAAACCGTTAACAGCGACAGTAGGTTACGTAAATAATGCTAAACCGGGACAGAAAGCAAATAA GACTGTCTCGTGGAATCGTGACGTGCCTACCGAAAAGTTGAGCTTTACCATGCGTCGGGAGTTCGATAAGCAGAAGGAAGAAACTGAACTCATTGAGCAACTGCGGCAAATTATTGAAACCCGCTTGAAAATGTCGCTTCCGCAAGACATTGCACCTGCGTTAATGGATGGTGTCGTACTATGCCATCTTGCGAATCTTGTTCGACCAAGATCTGTTGGCAGCATTCACGTCCCTTCTTCAGCTGTG CCAAAATTAACCATGGCTCGATGTCGAAGAAACGTGGATTATTTTCTGGATGCTTGTCGAAAAATAGGCGTAGATGAG GAGTTGATTTGCTCCTGCCAGGACATCGTTCCACCAACCGTGGCCGAATCCTCGTCAACACCGTTGGAGGATAATGATCGGAAGGCGGGATATGATGATGGACATGGATCACAGGAAACAAGTCCTACGCCAAGACCTCCTAATCCGTTAGCGATGTATCGTACGATCGCAGCATTGCTGAGTTTGCCGGTGGCTCAGAGCGTATCACCAccttcaccatcaccacttGGGTTTCTTCGTCGTCCtcgatcaccaccaccaccgccaccgccaacaACGCAATCCGTATCAGCCATAACAGCTGCTGcaaccaacaccaacagcTCAACAGAGCCAGAGACAAATTTAAATTGTGAAATAATGGAATCGTATGGTTTTTCGACTGTAGGCATATTAGATCAGCAGGGTTCGCAAATAGTCGGTGACCTAGCAACCACCGGTGAGAAGATGTTCGAGTATTCGGACCAACCTACTCAAAGGTCGTACCGTGGCAGTGAGGATCATCGGAATGTTCCAGTGACATTGGATCTTCCCAAGAGTAGTGTTAAACCTGCTAGAAAACGAAAGTTTCCTTCTACGCGAACCAACCGTCGAAATCATGGTTCAACCGACATACAAtcaaatttgaatgaaataatCGAAGAATGTGAATATGACAGTGATATTGGAAAGTTTCGTTGTCGCACCGACGATGCTGATGAAATGGGTTACGGTCTTCGCGATTACGAAGATTCGGAAACAAGCGTTACTTCTTGCGACGATGATCTGAATGACGTTGATGTAGgatgtgatgatgatgtgggTGGTGAAGCTTTCACTCCGACTAATGCTCAACCCACCATGGCCGATTCAATTGTTCGTCGGAATATACCGTCAAACGATCTGGACACCCCAATACTGAGTTCAAAGACCGAAACCAGTGGAACCGAAAATTTTAACATCGTTCAATATGACGTCGACTCGATAAAAACTGATGAGCATAAAGTGGTTACGAAGAGAATCGAATTTTTTGAAAATGCTGCAAATAGTAGTATGAAGATACTGAACTGCGAAACGTCTGCCATCTTAAATACTGCGGTAATCAAATATGAGGGGGAAATTGTCGAAACCCCGCAAATGTCCATAGCAAACGAGCCCTACAGTGCTAAAAACGATTCTCATCGACGTGAATCCGATCACCCAGTGATTTCAACAATTCTATGTTTaggaacatttttgtttacggtcatttatttatatttgtatCCTTTGTCGTag
- the LOC1279439 gene encoding leucine-rich repeat and calponin homology domain-containing protein isoform X1, with amino-acid sequence MAVAACLKATQSTVVYSGQHQPLHLVGMNGVGNVGIAGGHLQSQLTRSLERILEDAHLSGELKLSGRKLKDFPKAAGKYNLSDTVIADLSRNRFCELPEDITCLAFLERLLVYHNTIRSVPETIRGLHSLTYLDLRNNQLSVLPREICALPLQVLLVSNNRLATLPDELGRMEKLTELDAACNQITHLPARMGDLRNMRSLNLRSNQLVYLPRDLTCLELAFLDISSNKIATLPVELRHMTSLVDLELSNNPLTSPPASLCVRGLVHVFKYLETVASREEKSKTGIDGHATLRRTALSAKNSSSCLLDSQQRNRRANVDSGYCTSDGGFDGKRWKYEEDAHNFTISSSKWSPTPLHPGCTVMPANGSNHKIASNPSSGGQHVALATHPNHGGPHESTVDTAVAGTTGGSNDVCWEEEFRKNATFQEHHPDRKQLSNNNSNDISPEGDITPDGTKTDDKGRTLSNYQTYREYKEALRQQRNLDSVYRSKDHPLTPDSAGSATDSPVSNVSPYTKSISSSSVYSSSSQSSPVSPHHTIGVQKMNQINANPNSSYHMSGATGTHSSPLLSPNRNGSQGTTVDDSTGGTPNKRPVQKVIPSRNIGSLHHNQSPTHLNGNHHASGAASTSVSNGSHGKNALSNGAGKGSLSSANGSVNNEYAYVKPNSPCKSTSGVLAHNNIPPSSIPKPTAPNSGGLGSPGATQKPLTATVGYVNNAKPGQKANKTVSWNRDVPTEKLSFTMRREFDKQKEETELIEQLRQIIETRLKMSLPQDIAPALMDGVVLCHLANLVRPRSVGSIHVPSSAVPKLTMARCRRNVDYFLDACRKIGVDEELICSCQDIVPPTVAESSSTPLEDNDRKAGYDDGHGSQETSPTPRPPNPLAMYRTIAALLSLPVAQSVSPPSPSPLGFLRRPRSPPPPPPPTTQSVSAITAAATNTNSSTEPETNLNCEIMESYGFSTVGILDQQGSQIVGDLATTGEKMFEYSDQPTQRSYRGSEDHRNVPVTLDLPKSSVKPARKRKFPSTRTNRRNHGSTDIQSNLNEIIEECEYDSDIGKFRCRTDDADEMGYGLRDYEDSETSVTSCDDDLNDVDVGCDDDVGGEAFTPTNAQPTMADSIVRRNIPSNDLDTPILSSKTETSGTENFNIVQYDVDSIKTDEHKVVTKRIEFFENAANSSMKILNCETSAILNTAVIKYEGEIVETPQMSIANEPYSAKNDSHRRESDHPVISTILCLGTFLFTVIYLYLYPLS; translated from the exons ATCTGTCGAGAAATCGATTCTGTGAACTACCAGAAGACATCACATGTCTCGCGTTTTTAGAGCGCCTGTTGGTCTACCACAACACGATCCGGTCTGTGCCGGAAACGATACGTGGACTGCATTCTCTAACTTATTTAGATTTAAG AAACAATCAACTATCGGTTTTGCCGCGCGAAATCTGTGCTCTACCTCTTCAGGTTTTACTCGTCTCGAACAATCGCCTTGCTACATTGCCCGACGAGCTCGGTCGAATGGAGAAGTTGACGGAGCTCGATGCGGCTTGCAATCAGATAACACATCTTCCAGCGCGAATGGGTGATCTTCGCAACATGCGTTCGCTAAATTTGCGCAGCAATCAGTTAGTCTACCTGCCTCGTGATCTCACCTGCTTGGAGTTGGCATTTTTGGatatcagcagcaacaagatCGCTACCTTGCCGGTAGAACTCCGTCACATGACCTCGCTTGTGGATTTGGAACTTTCGAACAATCCACTCACCTCTCCACCTGCTAGC CTATGTGTACGCGGATTGGTGCATGTCTTCAAGTATTTGGAAACGGTAGCGTCGCGGGAGGAAAAATCTAAAACGGGTATCGATGGCCATGCAACATTACGACGTACGGCTCTTTCGGCAAAGAATTCCAGCAGTTGTTTGCTGGACAGCCAACAGCGGAATCGGAGAGCAAACGTCGACTCTGGATACTGTACTAGTGATGGTGGGTTCGATGGTAAGCGTTGGAAGTATGAGGAAGATGCGCATAATTTCACCATTTCATCGTCAAAATGGTCCCCCACTCCACTGCACCCGGGTTGCACGGTTATGCCAGCCAATGGTAGTAACCATAAGATTGCTTCTAATCCTTCCTCAGGTGGACAACATGTCGCTCTGGCAACTCATCCGAACCACGGTGGACCACATGAATCTACAGTAGATACTGCCGTTGCTGGAACAACGGGGGGTAGCAATGATGTGTGTTGGGAAGAAGAATTTCGGAAGAATGCGACGTTTCAGGAACATCATCCGGATCGCAAGCAGTTATCGAACAACAATAG CAATGATATATCGCCTGAAGGAGACATAACACCCGATGGCACTAAGACGGATGACAAAGGCCGTACACTATCCAATTATCAGACGTATCGCGAGTACAAGGAAGCATTGCGTCAGCAGCGTAATCTTGACTCAGTCTACCGATCCAAAGATCATCCGCTGACACCAGATAGTGCTGGATCGGCGACGGACTCACCGGTTAGCAATGTTTCGCCGTACACAAAATCTATCTCGTCATCCTCGGTttatagcagcagcagccaaagcTCTCCAGTATCGCCACATCATACAATAGGCGTGcaaaaaatgaaccaaattAATGCAAACCCGAATAGCAGCTACCACATGTCTGGGGCAACTGGCACCCATTCAAGTCCTCTGCTTTCGCCAAATCGAAACGGTAGTCAAGGCACAACAGTTGATGATAGTACTGGAGGTACTCCTAATAAGCGACCGGTGCAGAAAGTCATACCATCTCGCAACATTGGCTCATTACATCATAATCAATCACCTACGCATTTAAATGGCAATCATCATGCGTCAGGAGCAGCTTCCACTAGTGTTTCTAATGGATCCCATGGTAAAAATGCTCTTTCAAACGGTGCTGGAAAAGGATCATTGTCTTCAGCAAATGGAAGTGTCAACAACGAATACGCTTATGTGAAACCAAATAGCCCATGCAAGTCGACAAGTGGGGTATTGGCGCACAATAATATTCCTCCTTCGTCGATACCAAAGCCAACGGCTCCAAATAGTGGAGGACTAGGCTCACCGGGAGCTACTCAAAAACCGTTAACAGCGACAGTAGGTTACGTAAATAATGCTAAACCGGGACAGAAAGCAAATAA GACTGTCTCGTGGAATCGTGACGTGCCTACCGAAAAGTTGAGCTTTACCATGCGTCGGGAGTTCGATAAGCAGAAGGAAGAAACTGAACTCATTGAGCAACTGCGGCAAATTATTGAAACCCGCTTGAAAATGTCGCTTCCGCAAGACATTGCACCTGCGTTAATGGATGGTGTCGTACTATGCCATCTTGCGAATCTTGTTCGACCAAGATCTGTTGGCAGCATTCACGTCCCTTCTTCAGCTGTG CCAAAATTAACCATGGCTCGATGTCGAAGAAACGTGGATTATTTTCTGGATGCTTGTCGAAAAATAGGCGTAGATGAG GAGTTGATTTGCTCCTGCCAGGACATCGTTCCACCAACCGTGGCCGAATCCTCGTCAACACCGTTGGAGGATAATGATCGGAAGGCGGGATATGATGATGGACATGGATCACAGGAAACAAGTCCTACGCCAAGACCTCCTAATCCGTTAGCGATGTATCGTACGATCGCAGCATTGCTGAGTTTGCCGGTGGCTCAGAGCGTATCACCAccttcaccatcaccacttGGGTTTCTTCGTCGTCCtcgatcaccaccaccaccgccaccgccaacaACGCAATCCGTATCAGCCATAACAGCTGCTGcaaccaacaccaacagcTCAACAGAGCCAGAGACAAATTTAAATTGTGAAATAATGGAATCGTATGGTTTTTCGACTGTAGGCATATTAGATCAGCAGGGTTCGCAAATAGTCGGTGACCTAGCAACCACCGGTGAGAAGATGTTCGAGTATTCGGACCAACCTACTCAAAGGTCGTACCGTGGCAGTGAGGATCATCGGAATGTTCCAGTGACATTGGATCTTCCCAAGAGTAGTGTTAAACCTGCTAGAAAACGAAAGTTTCCTTCTACGCGAACCAACCGTCGAAATCATGGTTCAACCGACATACAAtcaaatttgaatgaaataatCGAAGAATGTGAATATGACAGTGATATTGGAAAGTTTCGTTGTCGCACCGACGATGCTGATGAAATGGGTTACGGTCTTCGCGATTACGAAGATTCGGAAACAAGCGTTACTTCTTGCGACGATGATCTGAATGACGTTGATGTAGgatgtgatgatgatgtgggTGGTGAAGCTTTCACTCCGACTAATGCTCAACCCACCATGGCCGATTCAATTGTTCGTCGGAATATACCGTCAAACGATCTGGACACCCCAATACTGAGTTCAAAGACCGAAACCAGTGGAACCGAAAATTTTAACATCGTTCAATATGACGTCGACTCGATAAAAACTGATGAGCATAAAGTGGTTACGAAGAGAATCGAATTTTTTGAAAATGCTGCAAATAGTAGTATGAAGATACTGAACTGCGAAACGTCTGCCATCTTAAATACTGCGGTAATCAAATATGAGGGGGAAATTGTCGAAACCCCGCAAATGTCCATAGCAAACGAGCCCTACAGTGCTAAAAACGATTCTCATCGACGTGAATCCGATCACCCAGTGATTTCAACAATTCTATGTTTaggaacatttttgtttacggtcatttatttatatttgtatCCTTTGTCGTag
- the LOC1279439 gene encoding leucine-rich repeat and calponin homology domain-containing protein isoform X3 has protein sequence MAVAACLKATQSTVVYSGQHQPLHLVGMNGVGNVGIAGGHLQSQLTRSLERILEDAHLSGELKLSGRKLKDFPKAAGKYNLSDTVIADLSRNRFCELPEDITCLAFLERLLVYHNTIRSVPETIRGLHSLTYLDLRNNQLSVLPREICALPLQVLLVSNNRLATLPDELGRMEKLTELDAACNQITHLPARMGDLRNMRSLNLRSNQLVYLPRDLTCLELAFLDISSNKIATLPVELRHMTSLVDLELSNNPLTSPPASLCVRGLVHVFKYLETVASREEKSKTGIDGHATLRRTALSAKNSSSCLLDSQQRNRRANVDSGYCTSDGGQHVALATHPNHGGPHESTVDTAVAGTTGGSNDVCWEEEFRKNATFQEHHPDRKQLSNNNSNDISPEGDITPDGTKTDDKGRTLSNYQTYREYKEALRQQRNLDSVYRSKDHPLTPDSAGSATDSPVSNVSPYTKSISSSSVYSSSSQSSPVSPHHTIGVQKMNQINANPNSSYHMSGATGTHSSPLLSPNRNGSQGTTVDDSTGGTPNKRPVQKVIPSRNIGSLHHNQSPTHLNGNHHASGAASTSVSNGSHGKNALSNGAGKGSLSSANGSVNNEYAYVKPNSPCKSTSGVLAHNNIPPSSIPKPTAPNSGGLGSPGATQKPLTATVGYVNNAKPGQKANKTVSWNRDVPTEKLSFTMRREFDKQKEETELIEQLRQIIETRLKMSLPQDIAPALMDGVVLCHLANLVRPRSVGSIHVPSSAVPKLTMARCRRNVDYFLDACRKIGVDEELICSCQDIVPPTVAESSSTPLEDNDRKAGYDDGHGSQETSPTPRPPNPLAMYRTIAALLSLPVAQSVSPPSPSPLGFLRRPRSPPPPPPPTTQSVSAITAAATNTNSSTEPETNLNCEIMESYGFSTVGILDQQGSQIVGDLATTGEKMFEYSDQPTQRSYRGSEDHRNVPVTLDLPKSSVKPARKRKFPSTRTNRRNHGSTDIQSNLNEIIEECEYDSDIGKFRCRTDDADEMGYGLRDYEDSETSVTSCDDDLNDVDVGCDDDVGGEAFTPTNAQPTMADSIVRRNIPSNDLDTPILSSKTETSGTENFNIVQYDVDSIKTDEHKVVTKRIEFFENAANSSMKILNCETSAILNTAVIKYEGEIVETPQMSIANEPYSAKNDSHRRESDHPVISTILCLGTFLFTVIYLYLYPLS, from the exons ATCTGTCGAGAAATCGATTCTGTGAACTACCAGAAGACATCACATGTCTCGCGTTTTTAGAGCGCCTGTTGGTCTACCACAACACGATCCGGTCTGTGCCGGAAACGATACGTGGACTGCATTCTCTAACTTATTTAGATTTAAG AAACAATCAACTATCGGTTTTGCCGCGCGAAATCTGTGCTCTACCTCTTCAGGTTTTACTCGTCTCGAACAATCGCCTTGCTACATTGCCCGACGAGCTCGGTCGAATGGAGAAGTTGACGGAGCTCGATGCGGCTTGCAATCAGATAACACATCTTCCAGCGCGAATGGGTGATCTTCGCAACATGCGTTCGCTAAATTTGCGCAGCAATCAGTTAGTCTACCTGCCTCGTGATCTCACCTGCTTGGAGTTGGCATTTTTGGatatcagcagcaacaagatCGCTACCTTGCCGGTAGAACTCCGTCACATGACCTCGCTTGTGGATTTGGAACTTTCGAACAATCCACTCACCTCTCCACCTGCTAGC CTATGTGTACGCGGATTGGTGCATGTCTTCAAGTATTTGGAAACGGTAGCGTCGCGGGAGGAAAAATCTAAAACGGGTATCGATGGCCATGCAACATTACGACGTACGGCTCTTTCGGCAAAGAATTCCAGCAGTTGTTTGCTGGACAGCCAACAGCGGAATCGGAGAGCAAACGTCGACTCTGGATACTGTACTAGTGATG GTGGACAACATGTCGCTCTGGCAACTCATCCGAACCACGGTGGACCACATGAATCTACAGTAGATACTGCCGTTGCTGGAACAACGGGGGGTAGCAATGATGTGTGTTGGGAAGAAGAATTTCGGAAGAATGCGACGTTTCAGGAACATCATCCGGATCGCAAGCAGTTATCGAACAACAATAG CAATGATATATCGCCTGAAGGAGACATAACACCCGATGGCACTAAGACGGATGACAAAGGCCGTACACTATCCAATTATCAGACGTATCGCGAGTACAAGGAAGCATTGCGTCAGCAGCGTAATCTTGACTCAGTCTACCGATCCAAAGATCATCCGCTGACACCAGATAGTGCTGGATCGGCGACGGACTCACCGGTTAGCAATGTTTCGCCGTACACAAAATCTATCTCGTCATCCTCGGTttatagcagcagcagccaaagcTCTCCAGTATCGCCACATCATACAATAGGCGTGcaaaaaatgaaccaaattAATGCAAACCCGAATAGCAGCTACCACATGTCTGGGGCAACTGGCACCCATTCAAGTCCTCTGCTTTCGCCAAATCGAAACGGTAGTCAAGGCACAACAGTTGATGATAGTACTGGAGGTACTCCTAATAAGCGACCGGTGCAGAAAGTCATACCATCTCGCAACATTGGCTCATTACATCATAATCAATCACCTACGCATTTAAATGGCAATCATCATGCGTCAGGAGCAGCTTCCACTAGTGTTTCTAATGGATCCCATGGTAAAAATGCTCTTTCAAACGGTGCTGGAAAAGGATCATTGTCTTCAGCAAATGGAAGTGTCAACAACGAATACGCTTATGTGAAACCAAATAGCCCATGCAAGTCGACAAGTGGGGTATTGGCGCACAATAATATTCCTCCTTCGTCGATACCAAAGCCAACGGCTCCAAATAGTGGAGGACTAGGCTCACCGGGAGCTACTCAAAAACCGTTAACAGCGACAGTAGGTTACGTAAATAATGCTAAACCGGGACAGAAAGCAAATAA GACTGTCTCGTGGAATCGTGACGTGCCTACCGAAAAGTTGAGCTTTACCATGCGTCGGGAGTTCGATAAGCAGAAGGAAGAAACTGAACTCATTGAGCAACTGCGGCAAATTATTGAAACCCGCTTGAAAATGTCGCTTCCGCAAGACATTGCACCTGCGTTAATGGATGGTGTCGTACTATGCCATCTTGCGAATCTTGTTCGACCAAGATCTGTTGGCAGCATTCACGTCCCTTCTTCAGCTGTG CCAAAATTAACCATGGCTCGATGTCGAAGAAACGTGGATTATTTTCTGGATGCTTGTCGAAAAATAGGCGTAGATGAG GAGTTGATTTGCTCCTGCCAGGACATCGTTCCACCAACCGTGGCCGAATCCTCGTCAACACCGTTGGAGGATAATGATCGGAAGGCGGGATATGATGATGGACATGGATCACAGGAAACAAGTCCTACGCCAAGACCTCCTAATCCGTTAGCGATGTATCGTACGATCGCAGCATTGCTGAGTTTGCCGGTGGCTCAGAGCGTATCACCAccttcaccatcaccacttGGGTTTCTTCGTCGTCCtcgatcaccaccaccaccgccaccgccaacaACGCAATCCGTATCAGCCATAACAGCTGCTGcaaccaacaccaacagcTCAACAGAGCCAGAGACAAATTTAAATTGTGAAATAATGGAATCGTATGGTTTTTCGACTGTAGGCATATTAGATCAGCAGGGTTCGCAAATAGTCGGTGACCTAGCAACCACCGGTGAGAAGATGTTCGAGTATTCGGACCAACCTACTCAAAGGTCGTACCGTGGCAGTGAGGATCATCGGAATGTTCCAGTGACATTGGATCTTCCCAAGAGTAGTGTTAAACCTGCTAGAAAACGAAAGTTTCCTTCTACGCGAACCAACCGTCGAAATCATGGTTCAACCGACATACAAtcaaatttgaatgaaataatCGAAGAATGTGAATATGACAGTGATATTGGAAAGTTTCGTTGTCGCACCGACGATGCTGATGAAATGGGTTACGGTCTTCGCGATTACGAAGATTCGGAAACAAGCGTTACTTCTTGCGACGATGATCTGAATGACGTTGATGTAGgatgtgatgatgatgtgggTGGTGAAGCTTTCACTCCGACTAATGCTCAACCCACCATGGCCGATTCAATTGTTCGTCGGAATATACCGTCAAACGATCTGGACACCCCAATACTGAGTTCAAAGACCGAAACCAGTGGAACCGAAAATTTTAACATCGTTCAATATGACGTCGACTCGATAAAAACTGATGAGCATAAAGTGGTTACGAAGAGAATCGAATTTTTTGAAAATGCTGCAAATAGTAGTATGAAGATACTGAACTGCGAAACGTCTGCCATCTTAAATACTGCGGTAATCAAATATGAGGGGGAAATTGTCGAAACCCCGCAAATGTCCATAGCAAACGAGCCCTACAGTGCTAAAAACGATTCTCATCGACGTGAATCCGATCACCCAGTGATTTCAACAATTCTATGTTTaggaacatttttgtttacggtcatttatttatatttgtatCCTTTGTCGTag